ACTCCTAAAGTGGCGTTTGTGATGATCAGCGTGGCCTGGACGCTCTCCGTCCTCATCTCCTTCATCCCCGTCCAGCTCAACTGGCACAAAGCCCAGACCCTTTCCTCTACATCCATCACTACCTCCACAACTACCCCCTACGGCCTCCAGGCCCCCCCAGACTCCTCTAACCCTGTTGGGGATATCAACACACATCAGGCCCCCCGGGACTTTGACAACTGTCACTTCAGCCTGAACCGGACCTACGCCATCTCTACCTCTCTGATCAGCTTCTATATCCCAGTGATCATCATGGTGGTCACCTACACCCAGATCTACCGCATCGCCCACCGTCAGATCAGATGCATCGCCACCCTAGAACGAGCCGCAGAGAGCGCCAAGAACCGACACAACAGCATGGGAGAAGGCGGCGGAGAATCCAGCATCTCCGAATCGGAGAGCTCGTTCAAGATGACGTTCAAACGGGAGACAAAGGTCCTGAAGACGCTGACTCTGATCGTGGGCGTGTTCGTGTGCTGCTGGCTGCCCTTCTTCATCCTGAACTGCATGGTGCCGTTCTGTGAGCTGTCACCCCCCGGTGGCGCGGCCTCCTTCACCTGTATCAGTCCCACTACGTTTGATGTGTTTGTGTGGTTCGGGTGGGCCAATTCTTCCATCAACCCCATCATATATGCCTTCAACCCAGACTTCCGCAAGGCATTTTCTATCCTCCTGGGCTGCCACAGATTCTGTCCCGGAGATCACGGCATGGGCGCATTCAGTCTCAGTAAGAAGTGAGCTCAGAGCCTTAGAATTCCCAGTGGTAGTAATAAAAAACATACATGGACAACATCTGCTGAGACACTGGTCTCAGAAGAGGACCTACAGTACCAGCTGTCATGAACGTCAGAGAACAATAGCATGCCATTGTCTGGTGCATTGTATCGCCATAAGCAAGCAGTGTAAGCAGTACAACCTTGGTGTAAAAGGTTTGTTGTTGTCATTGAGGGTGCCGCCAACTTGTGCAGTGTCACTGGGCATAACTGAAATGGCACTGCAATAAGAGTCGAGTGACCCTTTGCAGTGTCCCTGACTGTGCAGTGAATGCAGTACGTTTAGTGACACATTGTCTCTATGGAGTAGAGCCCCAGACTCTGACCCAGTGATCCAGTGACTGCAGCCTATAGCGAGTCAGGACCCCAGACTCTGACTCAGTGATCCAGTGACTGCAGACTATAGCGAGTCAGGGCCCTAGACTCTGACCCAGTGATCCAGTGACTGCAGCCTATAGCGAGTCAGGACCCCAGACTCTGACTCAGTGATCCAGTGACTGCAGCCTATAGCGAGTCAGGACCCCAGACTCTGACTCAGTGATCCAGTGACTGCAGACTATAGCGAGTCAGGACCCCAGACTCTGACTCAGTGATCCAGTGACTGCAGACTATAGTGAGTCAGGGCCCTAGACTCTGACCCAGTGATCCAGTGAGTCCAGGGACTGCAGACTATAGTGAGTCAGGACCCGACTCTGACCCAGTGATCCAGTGACTGCAGCCTAGAGCGAGTCAGGGCCCCAGACTCTGACCCAGTGATCCAGTGACTGCAGCCTAGAGCGAGTCAGGGCCCCAGACTCTGACCCAGTGATCCAGTGACTGCAGACTATAGCGAGTCAGGGCCCCAGACTCTGACCCAGTGATTCAGTGATCCAGTGATTGCAGCCTATAGTGAGTCAGGACACCAGACTCTGACCCAGTGATCCAGTGATCCAGGAACTGCAGACTATAGTGAGTCAGGACCCCAGACTCTGACCCAGTGATCCAGTGACTGCAGACTGTAGTGCCCTTGGCCCCAGTAGAGATTAAAAAGGGTGAAGGATTTGATATTAAGACTGTGTGTGACAGagtacaggaagagagagagtggtgctAACTATACTCTGAAATGGATAATCCACAGACTGGGCAGGCAACACACACGAACACGTACgctcacccacacacatacacacacgctcacgcacacgcgcacacacatagTGACCACTACAGATCTCAAACGTCATAGGGGTTTAAGACTCAAACCAAATCATATTTATGTATGAACATAAACATGTGAATCAATCCAGAAGTGACTTAGAAACTGCTCTACTGAAGCAGCTCGAACGATTTCAGACTGTCCAGTAGAGATTGATATTGTGTGCTTTATTGTGAATTTAACAGAATGTTAAAAAAGAGGTCACTTTATTAGAAAAGTGAAGAAATGTAATACAGTACTTCAAGAAAATATATTATTCTTTACAATGTCTTCTCTTGCAAACAGTAACTTTGATTGTGTTTTTGTTAAAGTTCCTACCGATACTGCCATTGTTTTAATTGATGGGGGAACACCAAATGACGGTCAACTGAATCATTTTTCTAATGATGGTAATGAAATTCAGAAAGCTTAAGGCTATTTCATAACAAACAACAATTTCATTTGGACCGCCATTTTAAATCCCTCTCCAAAGTGTTTTACCTTATTAATGAGCTACTCATCTTGCATTGTGTCTGTGGCTTTTCCAAAGCAATGCCAGGTGTCCCAACAAGCTCTCATAGTCTCACTGCAGAATGAGACGTTCAGCCACGTTCTCCAAACGTGTCAAATTTCGAAGTATTTTTCCTGCTGCTCTGTATCATTCCATTTCTACAAATGTCAACTTTcgaagttaagggttaagtttaaaCACTAATTtggaatggttaaggtaagggttaaggttttggatagggTTCAAACATTAAGTTTAGacactaacatgctgaccagaccgctcgTGTGCTCGAGCCAtcgcacgcatgttgattttgtccacccacaccagatgcGATCAGGACATGCtatttgaaatatcaaaacgaactccgAACCAagtatattaatttggggacaggtcgaaaaacattaaacatttatggcaatttagctagctagcttgctgttgctagtgaATTTGTCCTGGTATATAATCATTAGGGATGGGTATCGTTAAGATTTTAACGGTATTACTACTCTTACCGATACTGCTTATCGATCCGGTACTTTAACGGTAATTCTTATCGGTTCTTTTTGTTATATTTTACAAAAAAAACCAGAAACAAATTAAGAACAGAATTAACATCGCTTTATTTtctgaaatgtaaaataaatataataaacaaTTATTTACAGCAAAAGAAACAGCAATGTTTGAACAAATCACTATTATAGACTCCAATATTTTCCTGCAAAAGAAAAAACAGTGGTATAGAACAACATGGGTGGCGCCTGCAGGTAGGCTGCAACAGGACTAACAGTTCTTAGCAGTTCTTCTGGAGAAAGATAAACATATTTTCCTTCTCTGGCAGAAGTCGGGACCTCTCCTGGCTTATTGTGTTCCTGCAGTCGAAAATACCCTCTCGCTAGGGGTGGAGGAGGCTTGAGCACAGAGGTAGTTTGTTGCAATGTTTGTGAGGAGGGGCAGAGTAGCTCTCTTctcccaccaccacatcacaggaTCTTCAGCCATGCGGATGGGAGGCAGGCCTTTGTAGAGCTCGACCTCTAGGTCAACACGCTCGCTGAGGGTGAGGGACGAGGTGTCCTGTTGGATCGTCAATCCCTGTCCTCCTCTGAGAACAGCTCCACCAAGGCATTCCTTGTTTTGTACAATGGAGGGACTGTCTCCTccatttcctctccttctccttcagaCTCCTCCTCCTGTTGCTggtgctctgtgtctgtctgctctgGCTCCTCTGACAGCCCTGATGTTGCTCCTGTCACATCAGCCTCAACAGTTGTCTTCCTCAGCCTGTCCCAGATGGCGTCACTCAACGGCCTCCCTTTATATTTGGGGTCCATTGCTGCGGCCTCGTGCAGGAAGACTTGAATGTCCTCATCCTGATAGCGCTCGGAGAGGTTCTCCCACACCTTCTCTTTGATGGTTTCCACAAACATTGTATCTTCATGCTTCACAGTGAAGTGCTCTTCCAGTTTGTGGAGGATGGATATGATCTGTCCACAGGGGCATTCttttcacataacacacacagtgtggatgTATGGAGGATTCTCATGAGCTGGACAAACTCCTCAGCCTTATGGAAGTCCTCATCCTTCAGGCGGTCCAGGTTGGCCTTGGTCAGAGCAAGTTCCATCTGGTCTTGAAATCAAGGATGAGTGAGTGTTGAGGAAGGCctgaaacaacaaaaaacaacatttaattACTGCACACTTGAATATTGAATTAAATTGTTAAATGTGGGAATTTCTAAATAATACTTTAATAGATTGAACTGGCTTCTCACCAAGGagctgctgcttttccttcaagactgttttggACATCGAGGATCTCTTGAACCACATGACCAACTCTGATTGGGGCTGGACATCGAGGATCTCTTGAACCACATGACCAACTCTGATTGGGGCTGGACATCGAGGATCTCTTGAACCACATGACCACTGCTCTGATTTGGGCTGCCCATTTATCAATGGAAGTTATATGGTAGATTTTCTGTGCTGCCAGATTCAATGTGTGTGCAATCATCCTATTTTTAAGATGTGTAGCCTCTTGATGGCAACATCCATATTGCAA
The sequence above is drawn from the Salmo salar chromosome ssa05, Ssal_v3.1, whole genome shotgun sequence genome and encodes:
- the LOC106604307 gene encoding D(1) dopamine receptor-like, yielding MDLTNDTTVITDSDLLDDSSTRVLTGCFLSLLILSTLLGNILVCAAVTKCRHLRSKVTNFFVISLAVSDLLVAVLVMPWKAVTEVAGFWPFGSFCDTWVAFDIMCSTASILNLCVISVDRYWAISSPFRYERNMTPKVAFVMISVAWTLSVLISFIPVQLNWHKAQTLSSTSITTSTTTPYGLQAPPDSSNPVGDINTHQAPRDFDNCHFSLNRTYAISTSLISFYIPVIIMVVTYTQIYRIAHRQIRCIATLERAAESAKNRHNSMGEGGGESSISESESSFKMTFKRETKVLKTLTLIVGVFVCCWLPFFILNCMVPFCELSPPGGAASFTCISPTTFDVFVWFGWANSSINPIIYAFNPDFRKAFSILLGCHRFCPGDHGMGAFSLSKK